In Ammospiza caudacuta isolate bAmmCau1 chromosome 33, bAmmCau1.pri, whole genome shotgun sequence, the genomic stretch atgatcccagtgtCCATCAGTGCGATCACACTCTGCCCTGGCATGGCAATATGATCCCAGAATAATGTCAATACAAACCCAGTACAGTCCCATCAcgatcccagtatgatcccagtatgGTGTCAGTACAGAGCCAGTACAGTCTcagtatgatcccagtatgATATCTGTACAAGCCCAGTGcactcccagtcactcccagtacgatcccagtccagcccagtccctggcagtgctgccactgctgggatcccccagccctgtgtgcgtTCCCCCCTGGCGGATGTGCCGAGAGGAgccccaagggctggcagtgcccaggcagggtcCCCAGCAATGCCCAGTTTGGATGTGCAGcccccagtttgcccagtttgcCTCTCCTCTGGCCCGGGCCGGGTTCCCCCCGCCCGCAGCGGCTGGGAGCAGCCGAGAGCCCCGCGCTGCCCATCCCGAcctgtcccggctccatccccgctcctGCCGCGGCTGCGAGGGCTGCGGGAACGGGGCACCGAgggtgtggctgctgctgggggaggaggaggagggagggaagggcaaGGATGAAGGGTGTTATAAATTGGAGTGGACAATCTGCCGAGTGAGTATAATCAGATTAAGAATTTTTATTGATTACAGCAAGCAAGGCAAAAAGCAAATCAGCGCTGGGCGACAGGGGAGTCTCCGCTCCGCCAACTGCCGCCCGCTTCTGGTATTTCGTGGGGTTTGTATACAGTCCTGCTTCCGGGTTGGCGTGTCTTTCAGGGTAGTACTCTGTGCATTCTCCTCCTGTTGTTAGGCGGTCGTAGTCTGCCTTCCGGTGGTCTGAGGATGAAGGCTGGTAGTCTTTCACTTCTTGCCCCACAGTCAACCTTTCCTTAGTTGGTATGGTTGGTCTGGTTCCTGGAACTTCAAGCTTACTGAGCAGATAAGCAAATATTGTGCTATCAATCATAGCAGGCCCGCTACCCATGTCAAGGGCCTTGCCCCTTCCTCCTCGGCTAACAATAGGCACATAGCTATGTATAGTTACACATTGCTTATTTAGCCTTTCAACATATTAGCAGTTTAAGCCTTATGACATTTTGCAGTTTAAGCCTTATGACATTTATTTTGCAGTATATTAGCCCGTTATATTCATCTTGGAACGTTCTAGCTTGTTACATCTTTCATTGCGGTTTTTCTATTATTGGCTTTTCACCTTTTCATAGTCTTTAGCAACTTGATGGACAAACTAAGACATTAACTCATTAcaaagggggaggaggaggtggggttagggaggaggagcagggggagggatggaagaggagggatgaaggcagagagcagcaatggaaggaggagaaggaggtggggttagggaggaggaggagatgggatggaaggggagggatggaagaggagaaggaggtggggGTAAGAcagagggggaggaggaggggggaaggaagaggaggagcggGTGGAAGCTGAGGGACAAAGGCAGATGGAGGCTGAGCCGAGGTAGGGAACCACGCTGTCGATCCCTGCCTGAATTCGCAGCCCCCACCTGTGGGATCATTGTCCCCCCAGTCGCACCCATGAGCGAGGAGGGGGAGCTTGGCCGGATATCCCTGCGGGTCcctgggttggggtttttggggggatgtttGGAGAATGAAGAAGTCCAAGGCTGAGCAGGAAAGGCCCCTCGGGGGTACATTGGGGGGTGGCAGTGGCggctgctggcagaggcagcctggaggagcagagccctgtgtcccccaggagcccaaagtggggagcccagagagggGGGAGCGCCGCCATTGACGGGAGCCTCaagagcctggagaggggcaggggggactcCTTGGAGccactgcagcccagagcagagaatgaggggagaagggagcccgggagcccaaacagccccagcatCCCGAAATAGGCAGAGCGAAGCGGGGGGAGCTTTTGGCACTGGTGggactgccagcagcctgggcagggcggGCACCGAGGAGAATGGGGACCCCCAATCCAAGCGTGACCCCcaacagctgggacaggggggaaCCTCCTGAACACCAGAGAAGAGGGCCAGGGACGGGGAACTTTTGGGAGGCTTTTTCAGGGCTGAATCTGggtgtttgggaggtttttCTGGAGCCCAGAGTTCCAGTGACTTGTAGAGATGGACTTGGGCAGAGGCACCTTCAAACTCAATGTGCTCAtcccttgttttccccaaaccaggatttcccattGCCAACTCCTGGGAGGCtgcgaggaggaggaagatgccCCAGGACAATGAGgtaggtgaggaggaagtcagtgtgTCTGGAATGCTTGAAATCAGATGGTTTTGAGAAAGCTGCACAAGACAAACCTCAGAGACAGTAGAACTGATTTGAGCTTTGTAGCAGCCAATAGATTgatcagcagaaaaattatataaGAAGTAGCAAGTAAGGagaaatagaacaatggtctgtgcaTTAACACTTatctagaataactccctaacCTGCGGAAAAGtatatctagcaagatattaggaagttccAAGCTTAatactggagctctgtgcattgttttttaaggcttacaagcaggtattgtacttgaaataagcaagcatttttttaaccctCAATGTGCTTATAGTgcttggatagaactactgtcaatatgcttttgctttgtgtgattggtcaaaaaccttttaaagtaagtttGAACATGAAGTCCTTTGTCTGCTACCTGTGAAGTGAGCTACAGGCATCTTCGCATTGTCATAACAAAGTAATGAGACAGATGGTTGGAAAATAACACAGCTCAGGATGCATTCCTAGCAGTCCAGTCCTGTTGGTGGTTTGTGCACAGCCCCAAGCTGGCGATgagtgcccctttcccctctgtgctgctccatctcccagcccagcatggccccgGCTGCAGCTCAGCCGTGGCGGGATCTCCTTGCCCTTGCCTgtggcacggaggcaaatcccatcctgtccttgtccttcctcccccagagcaggagctgagcatggagagcagggaggacaaatgcTCGCAGCAGAACCTGGGGGAAGAGGCCGTTTTGAGCGGCTCCACGGCGCAGGAAGACAAcggggaggaaaagccctggagatgccgcaccaggaggggctgcaaacgcaGCCAGCGGGGATGTGATTGggaaagagccagcctgggccgGGAAGGCGGCCGGAGACGGAGCCAGAGCTCGGATCTGgtgctccatgagcagctccatgatggggagaagccccacacgtgcgtggagtgtgggaagagcttcaggtggAACTCCGAACTGATCAagcaccagaggatccacactggggaacggccctacgagtgtggggagtgtgggaagagcttcagccgGAGCTCCAGCCTGATGAagcaccagaggatccacactggagaAAGGCCATACAAGTGTTCTGAGTGTGGGATGTGCTTCAGAGAGAGCTCCAGCCTGATCAggcaccagaggatccacactggggagaggccctaaGAGTGTTCcaagtgtgggaagaggtttaAGACCAGCTTCGTTCTCCTCCAGCACTATCAGgttcacacagaggagaggcccttctgctgccccgactgtgggaagggattcaagTACAACTCCACCCTCATcacccaccggcgcatccacactggggagaggccctacgagtgtccccagtgtgggaagaacttctccagcagctctcccttgACCCAACACCAATGGAGGCACCACTAAGGGAAGCCCTGCGAGTGCCCCGAGTGCGGGCAGAGCTTCGtgcgctgctccagctccatcccccactgGAGGAGGCACTTTGGGCACAACCCTGGTCACTCACATTCCCTGTGATTCATGTTGGGAACATACCTGGCTGCTTCTCCTTTTGGTTTGGCCttaattttcctctgcttcacCTTCATCCtttaaaaacacccaaaactgGGTTAAATGAAGGAAATTGATTGAATATATCTGAAGTTCCATAATTTCTCAGTTGTTTTAGAGGGAATTTAGGATTTGGGGACGTTTTCTGTGTGGAGTGCTGCTGTTGCTAAGAGGAAGGAATTCAATGTCACCCTTCTTGTGTAGCTAAGAACTCCTCCCCTGACCCAGACCCCAACTCCACCCTTGGGATACCCTATAAAAACTCCACGGCCCTGCCTTTGCCCTGTCTTTGGGTGGTAAGAAATGGATTCCCAAAGGATCAGCCCTATTCCCACTGGATTCCAAAGGATCACCCTCATTTTTCACTGAATTCCTCGAGGATCACGGTTTTCCCACTGGATTCTAAGACGATCAGctcttttccactggattcccagggGATCAggccttttcccactggattccaAGGGATCAACCTTTTTCACTGGATTCCAAGAGGattctgactctgtcactgttgtttttttgtttgtactactgcatttgtatttttagtttttcctaataaagaactgttttttctactcccatatcttttcCTGAGAGccctttaatttcaaattatttttattattattattattgttagtagtagtagtagtagtagtagtagtagtagtaatcAAAGGATGGGCCATATAAAATAGTTCATGAAATATGTAAATGAGTATGGTTATGCATGAGGgtctatgaatatgcaacaggctgatgTAATCAAGCCAGAATAATTAAAGGGTTGTCCCCGAAAATAACTGGGGCGTCTTGGTGGCCATAACAACCTTTGCTCCTTTGTCCTTGTCTCCCATGAcatcagcctgttgcatattcatagacTCTTTGCATATCCATAAACTCATTTACATATCGTAGGAACAAAATTGGCTTCATCCTGTTTGGGGTCCCACCCCCATCCCAGCTCAATTTAGGGTGTCCCatccctctcccagctcagtTTTGGGATCTCATACCCCTCCCAGCTTAATTTGGCGGTCCCATTCCCCTCCCACCTCAATTTGGGCGTCCCATCCCCTTCCCAGCTCAATTTTTGGGTCCCAACCCTCTATTCCCCACTCTCCCTCCCCTTTCTGATCAttcccccaatcccctcccccgtgtttggttttgggtgcTCCAGGCCCCTCATGctccattttggggtcctgaCCCCATTTTAGACTAATTTGGGgtccccagcccatccccagggtcaccttcccccccccccaccaaatTCCGCTCCTGGCAACTGATGAATCATCAGCGAGACACGCTCTGATTGGCTGGAAATTACCCGCGCGGTCTCTGAGTATTTACCGCAGTGAGAGGCCTTGGTCTGTGGCTGGCAAGTGATGAGTCAGAGTCGGGCCAGGCGCTGATTGGCTGAAAATCTCTGGGTGGGGCCAGTGCTCTGAGTTTACGGCCAGCAAGTGGAACGTCATCAGTGCCGCGGGAtcttttttggggtggggacgGGAGGAACTTGAGGTTTCTTTGGGTTTAATTatggttggtttggggtttatttggggttatttATGGACTAATTGGGCTTTATCTTGGGTTTTACttggtttatttctgtttatttggggttatttggaaatatttgtgtttatttggaagtatttgggtttgtttgggtttacTTGGGTTTTTTCGGAATTACTTGGGGTTCTTGGGGTTAATGTTATTGTATATGGGCTTTTTTTAGTAGTACTTGAAAtcatttggggaattttgagtttaatttggggtttttttgtttgggttttttttgggttatttgggGCATTTTCTGGTATTGTTTAGGGTTTGTTGGAGGTTCTTTGGGGTTTATTTCGAGAGTTTTGGGGTTATTTAGGTTATTTGTGGTCATGTGGGGTCAAAAAATTCGTCAATGTTTCTCCTGCAAAACACAGgaatttttccttaaaagtcTGAgagtttttccccaaaaaaccgGGAATGTTCCCTTAAAAATCCGTGACTTTTCCCAGTCAATAGTGACGTGCCCCACCCCAAATCATCCAATCACCGCCCTTCCTCTCCCAAATTAACAAATCACGGTGGACCCTGccccaaaccaaccaatcaCCGCGGGTCTCCTCTCAGCAAGTCCCGCAGTCTTTGCCTTTATCCAACCAATCACCGGGCGCCTCCCCTCGGCAAAACCCgcctccccctgccccatcctgTCAATCAGCACACCATCTACGAAACCAACCAATCACCGGGCGTCTCCCCTCAGCAACTCCCGCCCTCCCCGTGTGTACCAGCCAATCAGAGCCGAGCCCAAAGCAGCGCCCCCTGACCCCGGGGCCGGGCATGGAGCGggcgccccctccccctcccgtCCCCGGGACCacctcagggacccccaggagCCGCCCCGGGCTCGGGCGGGTCCTGCGGGAGGCGCTGGAGTGAGCGGGGGAGGCGCTGGGAGAGGACAGGGGGTTccgggagctgctgaggaggcgcagggacaggtgaggggtcctggaggggtcgtgaggggaatttggggaggggtcttgaggatgtttgggggggatttggggagggtctggggggAACTTGAGCGGGTTTTAGCAGGGGGTGCTGGGAGGGCTTTGGAGGGGAATTTGAGGAGGGGTCCTCGGGGGGTGTCACGATCTGTCCTCACGGACGGGTTTTGTGATGGTTTGTGGATTTGATCGCAGGGTGCAAAAAGAACCGACACGGTACAAGGGGGTTTGCAATGATAATCgaaacaaatgcacctttattGAATGACCACAGCGAAATgcgatagagggattaagggagagaaaaagatgggggaagagagagacaaaagagagagagagagagaaagaggggaTAGAGCTACCAAACATAGAGATgaagtcctttggtccagtccagtcGAGGATCCACTGTTACGTCGGGGAGATCTCGAAGTCTCTCGCTAACTCAGGGGTTTTTATTATGATAACTCTATTGGAAATTGTGAGGATGGGGAAGCAGATACAATAAGGaatagatgtaacaggtagtccatGCTCTCATCAGTAAGCGAGAGCCATTGTCTTCTTGGTCCAGCGGTCAcaacctgcaggcaaacatctcgctttggtcagcttgcctcccccacacacctgccccgggctgggggtttcagtcccagtccttggaaggagcagaggggccttttcACATGGAGCTtccatgtctcagtccttgatggagaggctccttacatctcagtctgtctgtcccggtggttgtaaaacaggtgagggtcttctgtggggggaccacctgaaactcaggagaagtcaAGCGAggccgagaggtgggacagctcccaaggctgttgTTGCACAAAGGGCACAGTGCCCCGTTCTTCTCATTGGGCTCAGTGTAGCACACAGCAAACAACAGCTGTGAGAACAGCAACTGAACACTGTGCTCTGGGGTCTCTGGGTCTTGTTGCATGTGACTTTCTCCTACAGAGGAGACGGGGGGCgggggtcttctcttcagtggtcctCAAATGACaatcgtgaggcagatgagggaaaattctgACAGACTCTCCCAAGCCACCACCATTTGTCCCCCTCCCTTTGCCCAAATCTCTCCCCATTGCCCCCCCAATAAGCGGCCCCAGGCCCAACTGGGAAGCTTTaatgggagcactgggagcaggcaCTGGGCGGGGGCAGAGCGCCAGCGGGGCTGGCGGGGACacgggaccccccaaaatcagcggagcggggacagagccaggggTCCCGGCCGGGCCCGAGCCCACGGGGAGCGGCTGCGGCCGCCGCCGGCTCAGGAGCTCCTTTGGCAGAGAAAAGGGGGTGACACCGGGCTGGGGGCCCCGGCAGGAGCGCACACGCTCCGCCACGGCGGGGACGCCACCCCCGGCACCCGCCCTGACCTTCTTGCGCAGGGAGAAGCCGAGCCCCAGCGCCAGGAAGACCAAGCCCAAGACGAAGCCCCCGATGCCCGTCAGCATCTTgctgcgggcggcggcggcggcatcTCTGGGGGGTCCGCAGGGCTCAGCATCCCCAAAATCTCTCACCGACACCCCGAGCCCTTCCCAGCGCCCTCCCTGTGGCCCCCGGCCCAGCCGGGACCCCCTGAAACCTCCCCTCGATCCCTTTCTGTCCTGCCCAGGAGGCACCAAagcccctcctgtccctctcagcatcccacagccccctcccagttgcccccagcaccccaggaGCCCCAAAGCCTCTCGCAGTCCcttggcagccccagcaggactcagccagagccctcccagtctgtgcccagcacaacCGAGCTCATGGCGAGCCCCGCTTTGCCATCGCCGATCTCCTTCCAGCCCCTCGGGGCTCACTGCGATCCCTCCCAGTcacacccagcacccccaaactccctcccagtCACGCCCAGCGCCCCCCCAAGCCCATCCCATCCTCTCCAgcatcccccaaacccctgcccagcccttgcccagcccccagcccctctcccagtcccagcccggctccctccagctccctcccagtagctcccagcacagcccagtggcTCTGCCAGCGCCCCCAGGGGCTCCCCCGTACCCCAGTGCCgcctcaggggctgctccaggctgacgTGCTCCACCTGGCAGCTGTAGCTGAGCCCGCGCCGGGGCGGCgtctccagcagcaccagcagctggtaGGTCCAGTCCCCGTTGGGGACCACGTTGGTGGCCACCACGTGCTCCgagagctcctgctggccctggaacCACCTCacctggatggcagcagggtAGAAATCCATCACGGAGCAGAGCaggcggccggggccgggctgggagctCGAGGGGGGCACCAGCGAGATGGACACGCTGCGGGGCactgggagagagagagagagagagcggGGACACACTGGGATCAGCTGGGGGGCACACTGGGAGAGAGaagggagggctgggctgggctggagagtGAGTGGGAGTgcactgggagagactggggaTGGAttggaaaggaatggaatgggCTGGGAATATACTGGGAGGTACTAGAAATAGACTGGGAGGGAGATTAATGGCACTGAGAGAggtgggaggggatggggggtAGTTGGAGAGAAGGCGGAGGTCTGGGAATGAACTGGCAATTAACTCGGATTGACTGGAAATTGACTTGGAGGGGCTGGGTGGAACTCggaaggactgggagggactggggcgGCATTGAGAGAAATAGGAAGGGGTGAGGGGCCAAGGGATTGAGGATTGTGAtctgggaatgaactgggaatGGACAAGGAATGACCTGAGTAGAAGTGGGAGGGACTGAGAAGGCACTGGGAGGGatctgggaatggactgggagggactgggacggCCTTGGAGGAACTTTCATGGAACTGGGATGATGTGCGCGGCGCTGGGAAGCCGCGTCCAGCGCGGGGCACTCGGCGCTGCGGATCTGCCTGGCAACAGATGAGTCATCACAGAGACGCAATCTGATTGGTTAAAAACCGTCAGCTTTACGCGTCGCATATAAGGACGCGCGGGGGATCACAGGGGGAGACAACGGGGTCACTGAGGGCGACAGGGGGCCCCGGGGATGGGCACAAggagggctgagggctctggcGCGATTCCCAGGGAGATTTTGAGGGGCTTCAGGGTCAttggcagggcagagcccgAGGGGACACGCTCGGCCCCGCGCTCAACTCGGCGCTCAGTGATTAACGGGGTAGACCCCTCGTACCAGACTCTGCAGAACCACTCCCCCGAAGTCCTTTGGTACTCCAGCCACATCGGGTCTTTGTTTAAACGCCTGGCATTCATCGC encodes the following:
- the LOC131570281 gene encoding class II histocompatibility antigen, B-L beta chain-like; its protein translation is MGRGAAAGALLVAMVVLGAPPGAGAELSVVFLHMGEQECYFINGTQKIRSVETLIYDREQYLVHDSNVGLNVEFNPYGAMNARRLNKDPMWLEYQRTSGEWFCRVWYEGSTPLITERRVERGAELPRSVSISLVPPSSSQPGPGRLLCSVMDFYPAAIQVRWFQGQQELSEHVVATNVVPNGDWTYQLLVLLETPPRRGLSYSCQVEHVSLEQPLRRHWEMPPPPPAARC